The following proteins come from a genomic window of Paenibacillus spongiae:
- a CDS encoding phosphotransferase family protein → MKDSARLFEFQAVNEDTVKRMFAAFDPKASITYILPLMKGMSTSNYAVRTEGGNKYVLRIYPDNNDHMRTETTAYQYAKARIRTPEIFFFDDSKQIVPFSYLIMVFIEGSTLGDFIAGNEGCPDYVMHRIGSSLALLHQTEYPHMALLDEHLQIAEQLEPFASQYYTLLNGLAGTHIQASTKEK, encoded by the coding sequence GTGAAAGACTCGGCAAGACTATTCGAATTTCAAGCGGTAAACGAAGACACGGTCAAAAGGATGTTCGCCGCTTTCGACCCCAAGGCAAGCATTACCTATATCTTGCCATTGATGAAAGGCATGAGCACCAGCAATTATGCCGTACGGACAGAAGGCGGCAACAAGTATGTGTTAAGGATTTATCCCGATAACAACGATCACATGCGAACTGAAACGACAGCCTACCAGTATGCGAAAGCAAGGATCCGCACCCCTGAGATTTTCTTCTTCGATGATAGCAAGCAGATTGTCCCTTTTTCTTATCTGATCATGGTGTTTATAGAAGGCTCAACGCTAGGGGACTTTATTGCCGGGAACGAAGGATGTCCCGACTATGTCATGCATCGAATCGGCAGCTCGCTTGCCTTGCTGCATCAAACCGAATATCCGCATATGGCGCTGTTAGACGAGCATTTACAGATCGCGGAACAGCTTGAACCATTCGCGAGCCAATATTACACCCTGCTAAATGGCCTTGCTGGGACCCACATTCAAGCTTCAACGAAAGAGAAGTGA
- a CDS encoding phosphotransferase family protein, producing MVEKIADKHVFSHGDFIFSNIMITPSLEPCFIDYEYCFAAPVFYDIGKFFRTRTQVERYIGADTVAAFQEGYNRTAREPLPEEWYALSKLADISTMLHLINKPQIPDGWGEAIDGEIEKNLKLLLAGEAGSQ from the coding sequence TTGGTAGAGAAAATTGCAGACAAGCATGTGTTCTCGCATGGCGATTTCATTTTCTCCAATATTATGATCACGCCTTCATTGGAGCCTTGTTTCATCGATTACGAATACTGTTTCGCGGCGCCTGTCTTTTATGACATCGGCAAATTTTTCAGAACAAGGACGCAAGTCGAGCGTTATATCGGTGCTGACACCGTTGCCGCCTTCCAGGAAGGCTACAACCGCACGGCTAGAGAGCCTTTGCCCGAGGAGTGGTATGCGCTGTCCAAGCTTGCCGACATATCCACCATGCTCCACCTCATTAACAAACCGCAAATTCCTGACGGTTGGGGAGAGGCGATTGACGGTGAGATCGAGAAGAATTTGAAGCTGCTGCTGGCCGGGGAAGCCGGCAGCCAATAG
- a CDS encoding YojF family protein, with protein sequence MQPIHPQDIQFRIDGLTDQDLYIHLELTTGAYAAHLDGTRHPASAFITNAAIRYTNGSISGTGPYRVGLKTALGWIYAEGLTHVEELETERLIMAGHDSQGKLVVALQLSREQF encoded by the coding sequence TTGCAGCCGATACATCCACAAGACATCCAATTCCGGATCGATGGTCTCACCGATCAAGACCTATACATTCACCTTGAACTCACGACAGGCGCCTACGCCGCTCACTTGGACGGTACCCGGCACCCAGCGTCGGCGTTCATCACCAATGCAGCCATCCGATATACGAATGGCTCCATATCCGGAACCGGCCCATACCGGGTGGGGCTGAAAACGGCGCTTGGTTGGATTTATGCCGAGGGTCTGACACATGTGGAAGAGTTGGAAACGGAACGACTAATCATGGCCGGGCACGACAGCCAAGGAAAGCTGGTAGTGGCCTTGCAGTTGAGCCGAGAACAGTTCTGA
- the bshB2 gene encoding bacillithiol biosynthesis deacetylase BshB2: protein MHNQHSQHHRILVVFPHPDDEAFGASGTLAKHISGGAQVTYACLTLGEMGRNMGIPPFANRVTLPAIRKEELEASCRAIGIQDLRMLGFQDKMIEFEDQQLLDSRIEALLEELRPSLVITFYPGYSVHPDHDATGASVIRTIGRLSADERPLVHCIAFANNHEQAIGKADLTVDVSAFIIQKMTSIRAHRSQFQAAELVGSRELTEEEILGRFGTEYFWTYRFD, encoded by the coding sequence ATGCACAACCAACATTCACAACATCACCGCATCTTGGTCGTGTTTCCCCACCCCGACGACGAGGCGTTCGGCGCCTCCGGAACGCTGGCCAAGCACATATCAGGCGGTGCTCAAGTCACGTATGCCTGTCTGACATTAGGGGAGATGGGCCGCAACATGGGTATCCCGCCGTTCGCCAACCGGGTAACACTGCCGGCAATCCGCAAGGAGGAGCTGGAAGCGTCCTGCCGCGCGATAGGCATCCAAGACTTACGGATGCTCGGATTCCAAGATAAAATGATAGAGTTCGAAGACCAGCAACTCCTCGACAGCCGGATTGAAGCGTTGCTTGAGGAACTGCGCCCGTCGCTAGTCATCACCTTCTATCCCGGGTACAGCGTGCATCCCGATCACGATGCCACCGGAGCCTCCGTCATACGGACGATAGGTCGATTGTCCGCGGATGAACGGCCGCTAGTACATTGTATCGCGTTCGCCAACAATCACGAGCAAGCGATCGGGAAAGCGGACCTGACGGTAGACGTGAGCGCGTTCATTATACAAAAAATGACATCGATCCGGGCGCACCGTTCGCAGTTTCAAGCGGCGGAGCTGGTGGGAAGCCGGGAGCTAACCGAGGAAGAAATCCTGGGCCGCTTTGGAACGGAATACTTCTGGACTTACCGGTTCGATTAA
- a CDS encoding MDR family MFS transporter has product MQTNRTMVMSSIMVATFLTAIEGTIVSTAMPKIASELHGLEYMNWVFAAYLLVSSVMVPIFGKLSDLFGRKGVFLTGIVLFLAGSTLCGFSQTMEQLIAFRVLQGIGAGAILPVTTTIIADIYPFEQRAKMIGFMGFVWGAAGIIGPLVGGFFVDHVTWHWIFFMNIPFGLISIVMIAVYLKGNNQKSKKKIDIAGALTFSAAMFALLYGVQRGSDLGQWTSPSVLMLFAAFIVFIALFIWIESKVSEPLIPLSLFRSRTISVANGISFLVSCVLMGMIVYVPMWVQGVSGYGATASGLILAPMAITWTAGSFICGKLLLSRSVRFISIIGASMLLLSAIWLSTIQLASSQIYFYLISALIGIGFGITLTLFTVTVQSAVQPTMRGVATASNMFFRNMGQTIGVSLLGSFFNSMVARHLAGHPAGSTVQADKLNILVNPQTAGQLPAVEQTVLREVLVSGLHDIFLVLVVITIIVLLSTSLVPVKAKSSQAGKQIAS; this is encoded by the coding sequence ATGCAAACGAATAGAACGATGGTCATGTCGTCAATTATGGTCGCGACGTTCCTGACGGCAATCGAAGGCACAATCGTCAGTACGGCGATGCCGAAAATCGCCAGCGAGCTTCACGGATTGGAGTACATGAACTGGGTATTCGCAGCTTATTTGCTCGTATCGTCCGTGATGGTGCCGATCTTCGGCAAGCTGTCCGATTTGTTCGGGCGAAAGGGCGTCTTTCTGACCGGAATCGTATTGTTCCTGGCAGGCTCCACCCTCTGCGGGTTCTCGCAAACGATGGAGCAGCTCATTGCGTTCCGGGTGCTTCAAGGGATCGGCGCGGGGGCGATACTGCCGGTAACGACGACGATTATCGCCGATATTTACCCGTTCGAGCAGCGTGCGAAGATGATTGGATTTATGGGGTTCGTATGGGGGGCCGCCGGCATCATCGGGCCGCTCGTCGGCGGTTTTTTCGTCGATCATGTAACGTGGCACTGGATCTTCTTCATGAACATCCCTTTTGGCCTAATCTCGATTGTGATGATTGCGGTTTATTTGAAGGGAAACAATCAAAAATCGAAGAAAAAAATCGACATCGCAGGCGCATTGACGTTCTCTGCGGCGATGTTTGCCTTATTGTATGGTGTACAGCGAGGAAGTGACCTGGGTCAGTGGACTTCGCCTTCCGTCCTGATGTTGTTCGCCGCTTTTATCGTATTCATTGCTTTGTTCATTTGGATCGAGTCCAAGGTCAGCGAGCCGCTCATCCCGTTGTCGTTATTCCGCTCCCGAACGATCTCCGTCGCTAATGGCATTTCGTTCCTCGTCAGCTGCGTGCTCATGGGGATGATCGTTTACGTTCCGATGTGGGTGCAGGGCGTATCCGGTTACGGCGCGACGGCATCCGGTCTCATCCTGGCACCGATGGCGATTACGTGGACGGCAGGTTCCTTCATCTGCGGTAAGCTTCTGCTGTCTCGGAGCGTAAGATTCATCTCGATCATCGGGGCATCCATGCTACTGTTAAGCGCCATATGGCTTTCCACCATTCAATTGGCCAGCTCGCAAATTTATTTTTACCTCATCTCTGCCCTAATCGGCATCGGCTTCGGCATCACGCTGACGTTATTTACGGTTACGGTTCAATCCGCCGTCCAACCGACGATGCGCGGCGTTGCAACAGCCTCCAACATGTTTTTCCGCAACATGGGGCAGACGATCGGCGTTTCACTGCTCGGCAGCTTCTTCAACTCCATGGTCGCCCGCCATTTGGCAGGACATCCTGCGGGCAGCACCGTTCAAGCCGATAAGCTGAATATCCTGGTGAACCCTCAGACTGCGGGTCAACTGCCGGCGGTCGAGCAAACCGTATTGCGCGAGGTGCTCGTATCGGGGCTGCACGATATTTTTCTCGTTCTTGTCGTTATTACGATTATCGTATTATTGTCCACCTCCCTTGTACCGGTTAAAGCGAAATCCAGTCAAGCCGGGAAACAAATCGCTTCATAA
- a CDS encoding helix-turn-helix transcriptional regulator, producing MLTFMQLAQFREIRPHIRFAHYTEDLLKVPSRYIRDHEIILIDKGCGTLFTEIGSFPYKEQSLLIIPPGILHSFKDDPDASLGHAHWAVHFDWEPYSEEDTIHIIGDEEGPILLDEVSREVTALNSLWVPNMVRIDGAGEDIMLLMRQVVEAFRDDRPFRKLELQSSFLQLLLTLSKQIHDGSINCSLLTARKKKGKPKDRSDITKYILKMHAVVRQNFVSDSILNEWQETVFFSAPHFHRLFKEQTGSTPLEYFTMLRMEKGAQLLLSTKLPVQDVAYACGYEDSKYFSRLFRQYEGFSPKQYRHHFLRQK from the coding sequence ATGCTGACCTTTATGCAACTTGCGCAATTTCGTGAAATCAGGCCCCATATTCGATTTGCTCATTATACGGAAGACTTGTTGAAGGTGCCTTCGCGTTACATTCGCGATCACGAAATCATACTTATCGATAAAGGCTGCGGTACGTTGTTTACGGAGATAGGCTCATTTCCGTATAAGGAGCAATCGCTGCTGATCATCCCACCGGGTATTCTCCATTCGTTTAAGGACGATCCCGACGCATCGCTTGGACATGCCCATTGGGCCGTGCATTTCGATTGGGAACCGTATTCGGAAGAGGATACTATTCACATTATCGGAGATGAGGAGGGCCCGATTCTTCTTGATGAAGTTTCCCGAGAAGTGACTGCGCTAAACTCACTATGGGTGCCGAACATGGTGCGGATCGATGGCGCAGGCGAGGATATCATGTTGTTGATGCGGCAGGTCGTTGAAGCGTTTCGCGATGACCGTCCGTTCCGCAAGCTTGAGCTGCAATCTAGCTTTTTGCAACTGCTGCTCACTTTATCCAAACAAATTCATGACGGAAGCATCAACTGCTCCTTGTTGACCGCTAGGAAGAAGAAGGGAAAACCGAAAGATCGTTCAGATATTACGAAGTATATTTTGAAGATGCATGCTGTCGTAAGGCAAAACTTTGTTTCTGACAGTATTCTGAATGAGTGGCAGGAGACCGTATTTTTCAGCGCACCGCATTTTCATCGATTGTTCAAGGAGCAGACGGGCAGCACTCCCCTTGAATATTTCACAATGCTTCGGATGGAGAAGGGAGCGCAGTTGCTGCTTAGCACAAAGCTTCCGGTTCAGGATGTCGCATACGCATGCGGTTACGAGGACAGTAAATACTTCAGCCGTCTATTCCGCCAATATGAAGGGTTCAGTCCGAAGCAGTATCGCCATCATTTTCTCAGACAGAAATGA